In the Flavisolibacter tropicus genome, one interval contains:
- a CDS encoding metallophosphatase domain-containing protein, which yields MLTFVAISDTHGRHKGLRLPKGDAIIHAGDVSYKGEEVEVTDFLNWFAGLPYRYKIFTAGNHDFFFEKAKPVDVQSLLPTGVIYLNDSGVAIENLNIWGSAITPWFYDWAFNRKRGSEINKHWKMIPSDTDILITHGPPYGILDVLDSEKHVGDVDLLKRVKEIKPKVHISGHIHEAYGRKKIGDTLFINASVLNEYDQLVNTAQIFEI from the coding sequence ATGCTAACATTTGTTGCCATATCTGATACCCATGGCAGACATAAAGGTCTGCGCTTACCAAAGGGCGATGCTATTATACATGCCGGTGATGTTTCTTACAAAGGCGAGGAGGTAGAAGTAACTGACTTCTTGAATTGGTTTGCCGGCCTTCCTTATCGATACAAAATATTCACTGCTGGCAATCATGATTTCTTTTTTGAAAAAGCTAAACCCGTTGATGTGCAATCGCTCCTACCAACAGGCGTTATCTATTTGAATGATTCAGGTGTAGCGATTGAAAACCTTAACATATGGGGGTCTGCAATTACGCCCTGGTTTTACGACTGGGCTTTTAACCGTAAGCGAGGAAGTGAAATTAATAAACACTGGAAGATGATTCCGTCGGATACCGATATTCTGATTACCCATGGGCCTCCCTACGGCATTTTAGATGTCTTAGACAGTGAGAAGCACGTAGGTGATGTGGATCTATTGAAAAGGGTAAAAGAGATCAAGCCAAAGGTGCATATATCCGGTCATATTCATGAAGCGTATGGGCGTAAAAAGATTGGCGACACCCTGTTTATTAATGCGTCGGTATTAAATGAATATGATCAATTGGTGAATACAGCACAGATTTTTGAAATTTGA
- a CDS encoding AraC family transcriptional regulator yields the protein MRHTDAPLKADFDPELEIDHKAAILLHKRSRDLDTGWHTHSKAQLLYAEDGLTRLYTAQGSFLLPSGHCAWIPSRMVHAVTSSSPQLFLRTLYFTIEPHLTHSFYTQLNVFQVSTLLREMIVYTERWAQSIQSSEEETSFLHTLKLILPDLQGTALGLRLPTSEHPKVKACINYILDNLSEKITVEDMAKRMYVSTRTISRLFQQELDMSFSSFLKIARIIKALEWLNEPGANVSETAYKVGYDSVPSFSNSFFEIVGSRPQSFLQNNFKQR from the coding sequence ATGAGACATACTGATGCACCTTTGAAGGCCGATTTTGATCCTGAACTGGAAATAGATCATAAGGCTGCTATTTTATTGCATAAACGATCCAGAGATTTAGATACTGGTTGGCATACCCATAGTAAAGCTCAGCTACTCTATGCAGAAGATGGTCTAACCCGTCTTTATACTGCCCAGGGAAGCTTTTTATTGCCTTCAGGCCATTGTGCTTGGATTCCATCCCGTATGGTGCATGCGGTTACATCTTCGTCCCCACAGCTTTTTTTACGTACGCTGTATTTTACCATTGAGCCGCACCTAACGCACTCTTTCTACACACAGTTAAATGTTTTCCAGGTAAGTACTTTATTACGAGAGATGATTGTGTATACAGAGAGATGGGCACAATCCATTCAAAGTAGTGAAGAAGAAACTAGTTTCTTGCACACCTTAAAACTGATCCTGCCCGACTTACAAGGCACCGCTCTGGGCCTACGTTTACCAACGTCAGAACATCCTAAAGTAAAGGCATGCATTAACTATATTTTGGACAACCTCTCTGAAAAAATAACTGTTGAAGACATGGCTAAGAGAATGTATGTTTCTACCCGCACTATTTCTCGGCTTTTCCAGCAAGAGTTAGATATGTCGTTTTCCAGCTTCTTAAAAATAGCCCGCATTATTAAGGCGCTGGAATGGCTCAATGAACCAGGAGCTAATGTTTCTGAAACGGCCTACAAAGTGGGCTACGATAGCGTACCGAGCTTTAGCAATAGCTTTTTTGAAATAGTAGGTTCAAGACCACAGTCTTTTTTACAAAACAATTTTAAACAGCGATAA
- a CDS encoding NfeD family protein encodes MNIRVILYFLLFITLPVLLPAQKVLSITIDGAINPAIASFIERGIHKAKQSNAACLIIKLNTPGGLLKSTRTIVGDILDAPIPVVVYVSPNGAQAGSAGVFITMAAHVAAMAPGTNIGAAHPVSSQGGIADTTMNKKVTNDALAFMRIIAEKRGRNKEWAEQAVSNSVSITSTEALQLKVVDLIANNTRELLTKLDGKTVELSGGLTTLHTKNGEIEELEMSFAEKVLHIISDPNLAYILLMLGFYGLLFEIYSPGAIVPGIIGVIGLVLGLYSLNTLPVNYAGLALIIFGIILFLLEIKVTSYGLLTIGGILSLFLGSLMLIRTDSLLQISRGLIIGFTIVSALFFLLIIGAGIRAQRRRPITGIEGFIGATGVTLEDLDPNGSVKVNGEIWQAESLSGKIEKGERVSVKSLKDFKAIVERI; translated from the coding sequence ATGAATATAAGAGTCATTTTATATTTTCTCTTATTCATTACACTTCCAGTGTTACTACCGGCACAAAAAGTATTATCCATAACTATCGATGGTGCCATTAACCCAGCTATAGCAAGCTTTATTGAACGGGGTATTCATAAGGCTAAGCAATCCAATGCAGCGTGCCTGATTATAAAATTAAATACGCCTGGTGGGCTTCTTAAATCTACACGTACTATTGTAGGCGATATATTGGATGCACCCATTCCTGTTGTGGTATATGTTTCTCCCAATGGAGCACAAGCTGGCTCAGCTGGTGTATTTATTACCATGGCAGCGCATGTTGCGGCTATGGCGCCGGGTACTAACATTGGAGCGGCGCATCCAGTAAGCTCTCAAGGTGGTATTGCTGATACTACTATGAATAAAAAAGTAACGAATGATGCGCTTGCGTTTATGCGCATTATTGCAGAAAAACGAGGGCGTAATAAAGAGTGGGCAGAACAAGCCGTAAGTAATAGCGTATCCATAACCAGTACAGAAGCCTTGCAATTGAAGGTTGTTGATCTTATAGCCAATAATACAAGAGAGTTACTAACAAAGCTAGATGGTAAGACCGTTGAACTTTCTGGAGGCTTAACAACACTTCATACCAAGAATGGTGAAATAGAAGAGCTGGAAATGAGCTTTGCCGAAAAGGTGCTCCATATTATTAGTGATCCTAACCTGGCCTACATCCTGTTAATGCTGGGCTTTTACGGCCTTTTATTTGAAATATACAGTCCAGGTGCTATTGTTCCAGGTATAATAGGCGTAATTGGACTTGTTCTAGGGCTTTACTCATTGAATACGCTACCTGTTAATTATGCTGGACTGGCATTGATCATTTTCGGTATCATCTTATTCTTATTGGAAATAAAGGTGACGAGCTATGGTTTGTTAACCATAGGAGGTATTCTTTCCTTATTCCTAGGCTCCTTAATGCTCATTCGAACAGATTCATTACTACAGATCTCACGCGGTCTTATCATTGGTTTTACAATAGTAAGTGCGCTATTCTTTCTGCTGATCATTGGTGCTGGTATTCGAGCACAAAGGCGTCGACCGATTACAGGTATTGAAGGGTTTATTGGAGCCACTGGTGTTACTCTTGAAGACCTTGATCCGAACGGCAGCGTAAAGGTTAATGGCGAGATCTGGCAGGCCGAATCGCTTTCTGGTAAAATTGAAAAAGGTGAGCGGGTGAGTGTAAAGTCTTTAAAAGACTTCAAAGCAATTGTTGAACGTATCTAA
- a CDS encoding NADPH-dependent F420 reductase: protein MIIAILGTGRMGKGLVKTFYQAYPQDVLFSSRDQQRAQDVLSELKLNCTAVDMDEALKADVIIPTFWFRDLIPWAIAHKEQLKGKIVIDITNPFNEDFSDFTTSYDTSSAEELQKVIPESVVVGAFKNTFWVVFDAPVLQGIKSDVFVTSQSEAARKTIIELLKLLPFRVLDAGLLKNNRTIERMTLLSSEMARKAGSHPRISYNLWGLEHEGLTS, encoded by the coding sequence ATGATAATAGCCATTTTAGGAACTGGCCGCATGGGTAAAGGGTTAGTAAAGACATTTTATCAGGCTTATCCGCAGGATGTTTTATTTAGTAGCAGGGACCAGCAACGTGCACAGGATGTACTAAGTGAATTAAAGCTTAACTGTACGGCAGTTGATATGGATGAAGCTTTGAAAGCCGATGTAATCATTCCAACATTTTGGTTCCGCGATCTGATCCCTTGGGCAATAGCACATAAAGAACAACTGAAAGGAAAAATAGTCATTGATATTACTAATCCTTTCAATGAAGATTTTTCGGACTTCACCACGTCTTATGATACATCTTCGGCAGAAGAACTGCAAAAAGTGATTCCGGAAAGTGTAGTGGTTGGAGCTTTTAAAAACACGTTTTGGGTGGTGTTTGATGCACCTGTTTTACAAGGTATCAAAAGTGATGTTTTTGTAACCTCCCAAAGTGAAGCAGCACGTAAAACCATTATCGAACTGTTAAAGCTACTGCCATTCCGGGTGCTGGATGCAGGGTTGTTAAAAAACAACCGAACTATTGAACGCATGACCTTGCTTTCTTCTGAAATGGCGCGTAAAGCCGGTAGTCATCCCCGCATATCTTATAACTTATGGGGGCTAGAACACGAAGGCCTCACAAGTTAA
- a CDS encoding slipin family protein has translation MVPFQSTIIIVIVFIIILFSSAVRILREYERGVVFRLGRLVGGDGVRGPGLILLIPFIDKMVKVSLRTVVLDVPPQDVITQDNVSIKVNAVVYFRVMEPQKAIVQVENYLLATSQLSQTTLRSVLGQSELDDILSQREKINHRLQQIIDAQTGPWGVKVTNVEVKQIDLPQEMQRAMARQAEAERERRSKVISAEGEFQASQRLADAAQILANQPSALTLRYLQTLVEISSEHNTTTIFPVPIDIMKPFLNREGQNSNT, from the coding sequence ATGGTACCATTTCAATCTACCATTATAATTGTTATTGTTTTTATCATTATCCTGTTTAGTTCTGCCGTTCGCATTCTTCGGGAATATGAAAGAGGTGTGGTGTTTCGGTTAGGCCGACTTGTTGGTGGTGATGGCGTTCGTGGCCCAGGCTTGATTCTTCTGATTCCATTTATTGATAAAATGGTAAAAGTTAGTTTACGTACTGTAGTGTTGGACGTACCACCACAGGATGTGATCACACAAGACAACGTGTCTATAAAAGTAAATGCGGTGGTTTACTTCCGGGTAATGGAGCCACAGAAAGCAATTGTGCAGGTAGAGAACTATTTATTAGCTACTTCACAGCTTTCCCAAACCACATTACGTAGTGTATTAGGGCAATCGGAACTGGACGATATCCTTTCACAAAGAGAGAAAATCAATCACCGGCTGCAACAAATTATCGATGCCCAAACCGGTCCATGGGGTGTAAAGGTTACTAACGTAGAGGTTAAACAGATAGACCTGCCACAGGAAATGCAACGCGCCATGGCAAGGCAAGCGGAAGCGGAGCGGGAGAGACGCTCTAAAGTAATATCTGCTGAAGGTGAGTTCCAAGCCTCACAGCGATTAGCGGATGCTGCGCAAATTCTGGCCAATCAGCCTAGTGCGCTAACATTACGTTACTTGCAAACGTTGGTGGAAATATCCTCAGAACATAACACCACTACCATATTCCCTGTACCAATAGATATAATGAAGCCCTTCCTGAATAGGGAGGGCCAAAACAGTAATACCTAA
- a CDS encoding serine hydrolase domain-containing protein codes for MRTPLMMTLGLGISVLAVAQPANRVKKESPSYFPSKNNWTHQSPQTAGFDTALLSQAIHFAQEKESKNPRDLEIAHAMTFGKEPFGDGVGPFAVRGDATGIIIHKGYIIAEWGEPNRVDMTFSVTKSFLSTVVGLAVDKGLIKSADDTVAKYVPPIERYDPAGGQRTAADLGQPQLLYPFATEHNRRLTWDVMLRQTSDWEGTLWGKPEWADRPDANASNWLNRKRNEPGTVYEYNDVRVNALALAATSVWRHPLPQVLKEYIMDPIGASSTWRWTSYRNAWIVLDGQPVQSASGGGHWGGGMFINAYDMARFGLLSLHKGNWNGQQLISTNWINRSLTPTSAQPTYGYMNYFLNTDKKYLPSAPASAFVHVGNGTNIIYVDPEHDLVMVVRWIENNAIDNLVKLVLAAQKKSS; via the coding sequence ATGCGAACGCCCCTAATGATGACCTTGGGATTGGGCATTTCAGTGTTAGCCGTTGCTCAACCCGCCAACCGAGTCAAAAAAGAAAGCCCATCGTATTTTCCCAGCAAAAACAACTGGACTCATCAATCGCCCCAAACCGCCGGTTTTGATACTGCCCTATTAAGCCAGGCTATACACTTTGCCCAGGAGAAAGAAAGCAAGAATCCCCGTGACCTGGAAATAGCCCATGCCATGACCTTTGGGAAAGAGCCCTTTGGTGATGGTGTAGGACCTTTTGCCGTACGGGGTGATGCTACGGGTATAATCATTCATAAAGGTTACATTATTGCGGAATGGGGAGAGCCCAACCGTGTAGATATGACTTTTAGTGTAACCAAAAGCTTTTTAAGTACGGTAGTGGGACTGGCAGTGGATAAAGGATTGATCAAAAGCGCAGATGATACAGTAGCCAAGTATGTACCACCTATAGAGCGCTATGATCCGGCAGGTGGGCAACGTACTGCCGCTGATCTTGGCCAACCACAATTATTATATCCGTTTGCCACCGAGCACAATCGTCGGCTAACCTGGGACGTTATGCTACGCCAGACCAGCGATTGGGAAGGAACATTGTGGGGAAAGCCTGAGTGGGCCGATCGGCCAGATGCCAATGCCAGTAACTGGCTGAACCGCAAACGCAATGAACCCGGTACCGTATACGAGTATAATGATGTGCGGGTAAACGCTTTGGCATTAGCCGCCACCAGCGTTTGGCGCCACCCGTTACCGCAAGTACTAAAAGAGTATATCATGGACCCAATAGGCGCTTCTTCCACCTGGCGCTGGACCAGTTATAGAAATGCCTGGATTGTACTAGACGGCCAACCGGTGCAATCGGCCAGTGGTGGTGGTCACTGGGGTGGTGGCATGTTCATTAATGCCTATGACATGGCTCGCTTTGGTTTACTGTCTTTGCATAAAGGAAACTGGAATGGACAGCAATTGATCTCAACCAATTGGATCAACCGATCTCTTACTCCTACATCTGCCCAACCTACCTATGGCTATATGAATTACTTCCTGAATACAGACAAGAAGTATTTGCCTAGTGCACCGGCCTCAGCCTTTGTACATGTAGGTAATGGTACCAATATTATTTATGTGGACCCAGAACATGACCTGGTTATGGTGGTTCGCTGGATTGAAAACAATGCTATAGATAATTTGGTTAAACTGGTTTTAGCCGCTCAAAAGAAAAGCTCATAA
- a CDS encoding YpdA family putative bacillithiol disulfide reductase, protein MDNSTQYYPLIIIGGGPIGITCALAAQKAGIGYLILEKGTLVNSLFNYPVNMTFFSTSERLEIGGVPFVSNSPKPTRSEALEYYRRVTKDNHVKIHLFEEVKSVEKHTAQNTNSDVSYKVTTNKHNYIADNIIIATGFYDIPYMLNVPGEELPKVKHYYDDPHFYAFQKVIVVGASNSAVDAALETWRKGAEVTMIVRGPEIGSRVKYWVRPDIENRIKEGSIQAFFNASIHSIKENEVLINTPEGIVSIENDWVLAMTGYQPNLPFLKSLGIELSEDEVCKPHFNDDTHESNQPNIYLAGVICGGMNTHRLFIENSREHADKIIQHIKEKSVKPGIVNR, encoded by the coding sequence ATGGATAACAGTACACAGTATTACCCACTCATTATTATTGGTGGTGGCCCAATAGGAATAACCTGTGCCTTAGCAGCACAAAAGGCTGGTATAGGCTATTTGATTTTAGAAAAAGGAACATTGGTGAACTCGCTTTTCAATTACCCGGTAAACATGACGTTCTTTTCTACCTCTGAGCGGCTGGAGATTGGTGGAGTACCCTTTGTATCCAACAGTCCCAAGCCAACCAGAAGTGAGGCTTTAGAATATTACCGCAGAGTAACCAAGGATAACCATGTCAAGATCCACTTATTTGAAGAAGTGAAAAGCGTTGAAAAGCACACTGCTCAAAATACAAACAGTGACGTTAGCTATAAAGTAACCACCAATAAACACAACTATATTGCCGACAACATCATCATCGCTACAGGCTTTTATGATATCCCCTACATGCTGAATGTACCTGGTGAGGAACTTCCTAAAGTAAAGCACTACTATGACGATCCCCATTTCTATGCCTTTCAGAAAGTGATTGTTGTAGGTGCCAGCAACTCGGCTGTAGATGCTGCACTGGAAACATGGCGTAAAGGTGCAGAAGTTACCATGATAGTTAGAGGCCCTGAGATTGGCTCTCGTGTAAAATACTGGGTTCGCCCAGATATTGAAAACCGTATTAAGGAAGGATCTATACAAGCGTTTTTCAACGCCTCCATCCATTCAATTAAAGAAAATGAAGTACTTATTAATACACCAGAAGGCATTGTAAGCATTGAAAACGATTGGGTGTTAGCCATGACTGGCTACCAACCTAACCTGCCGTTTTTGAAAAGCCTGGGCATCGAGCTTTCAGAAGACGAAGTATGTAAACCCCATTTTAATGATGACACACACGAATCGAACCAGCCCAACATTTACCTGGCCGGCGTGATCTGTGGCGGCATGAATACACACCGTTTATTTATTGAGAACTCCCGTGAGCATGCGGATAAGATTATTCAGCATATAAAGGAGAAAAGTGTTAAGCCGGGAATCGTTAATCGTTAA
- a CDS encoding TonB-dependent receptor family protein, which produces MSFFITKPYRFFIASLLLSSSALAQSSDTAQEVQLSEVRVKAYEQNRKLRDVPASIGYVGKITLEQFGTASVVNAVNTVPGVRMEERSPGSYRFNIRGSSLRAPFGVRNIKVYYNDIPYTDPGGQTYLNQLGYYNFNSIEIIKGPSSSLYGAGTGGALLINSLSDHESSGATAEYTAGSYQLHNIYAAVTTSTDKWTSKLSYQHQQNEGYRKHSALRRDVLSWSSAVSIDSNRHLQASVLYGDLEYETPGGLTLAEYKANPRQARPGNAVFPGAEQAQAGVHQRTFLAGVSYEQMVTQTVQNKTTLYGAYSQLRNPTIQNFSRTAEPHFGGRTLFKWMHPLSFGSLVVDAGAEWQQGWMTYSIHDNRQGQPDTLRSYNEVDNRQSMIFTQASLNIHNWLLTAGVSTNQRVVHFRVFDPSPWPEQTKKFNNELAPRIALMRKWNKITAYTSASKGFSPPTTEELFPTGGEINLGLNAEDGTNYDIGLRGQFKQLSFDINTFYFSLKNTIVQRRTAGGGSYFINAGKTDQHGAEAQVNYSLFHHSSFFKRSLAYLSYTWHDFHYKDFKQVDNDFSNNQLPGVPPHTISSGIDLAANNGLLASISYYFNARIPLNDANTAFADDFHLVGLKVGYQNKLGKSWPFKLVVGVDNLLDVTYSLGNDVNAFGGRYYNAAPGRNYYVSLQFQWLK; this is translated from the coding sequence ATGTCGTTCTTCATTACTAAACCCTATCGTTTTTTTATTGCATCTCTCCTTCTTTCTTCAAGCGCTTTGGCACAATCGTCAGATACCGCCCAAGAAGTACAACTTTCAGAAGTGCGCGTAAAAGCATATGAGCAAAACCGCAAGCTTCGTGATGTACCGGCTAGTATAGGTTATGTTGGAAAAATAACTTTAGAGCAGTTTGGAACAGCATCTGTTGTGAATGCGGTAAATACAGTTCCGGGAGTCCGCATGGAAGAACGATCCCCCGGAAGCTATCGCTTTAATATCCGTGGCAGTTCATTACGGGCACCCTTTGGCGTTAGAAATATCAAAGTGTATTACAACGACATTCCCTATACCGATCCGGGCGGTCAAACCTACCTGAACCAGTTGGGCTACTACAACTTCAACTCGATTGAAATTATTAAAGGCCCTAGCAGCAGCCTATACGGCGCGGGTACAGGCGGTGCCTTGTTGATTAATAGTTTAAGTGATCATGAGTCTTCAGGAGCTACAGCTGAATACACCGCAGGTAGTTACCAGCTTCATAATATTTATGCTGCAGTTACCACGAGTACTGACAAATGGACTAGCAAACTGAGTTACCAACATCAACAAAATGAAGGCTACCGCAAGCATAGCGCCTTACGACGCGATGTATTGAGCTGGAGCAGTGCCGTTAGTATTGATAGCAACCGCCATTTGCAGGCCAGTGTTCTTTATGGAGACTTAGAGTATGAAACACCGGGCGGACTCACGCTTGCAGAATACAAAGCCAATCCCCGGCAGGCAAGACCGGGCAATGCTGTTTTTCCTGGCGCAGAACAGGCTCAAGCTGGCGTACATCAACGAACATTTCTGGCAGGTGTTTCCTACGAGCAAATGGTAACACAAACGGTCCAAAACAAAACCACGCTTTACGGCGCTTACTCACAGCTACGTAATCCAACAATTCAGAACTTTTCACGTACGGCAGAGCCGCATTTTGGAGGTCGCACCCTATTTAAATGGATGCATCCATTATCCTTTGGTTCCCTGGTTGTTGATGCCGGTGCCGAGTGGCAACAAGGTTGGATGACCTATTCGATCCACGATAATCGTCAAGGACAACCAGATACTTTACGATCCTATAATGAAGTGGACAACCGGCAATCAATGATTTTCACGCAGGCATCGCTCAACATTCATAACTGGCTGCTAACAGCAGGAGTAAGCACCAACCAGCGTGTGGTTCATTTCCGTGTATTTGATCCTTCTCCCTGGCCTGAGCAAACTAAGAAGTTCAATAATGAACTGGCACCACGGATCGCTTTAATGAGAAAGTGGAACAAGATAACAGCCTACACCAGTGCATCAAAGGGCTTTTCTCCTCCTACTACCGAGGAACTTTTTCCTACAGGTGGGGAGATCAATCTGGGACTAAATGCAGAAGATGGAACAAACTACGACATCGGTTTAAGAGGTCAATTCAAACAACTGTCTTTTGACATCAACACTTTTTACTTTTCCCTGAAAAACACCATTGTACAACGTCGTACAGCTGGTGGCGGCAGTTACTTTATCAATGCTGGTAAAACAGATCAGCATGGCGCCGAAGCACAGGTAAACTATTCCTTATTTCACCATTCCTCTTTTTTCAAAAGAAGTTTAGCCTATCTAAGCTATACCTGGCACGACTTCCATTATAAAGACTTCAAGCAAGTAGATAACGATTTCTCCAACAACCAATTGCCAGGCGTGCCGCCACATACCATCAGCAGTGGAATTGACCTGGCGGCCAACAATGGGTTGCTGGCTAGTATCTCCTATTATTTTAATGCGCGCATACCATTAAACGATGCCAATACAGCATTTGCAGACGATTTTCACCTGGTTGGGTTAAAGGTGGGATATCAAAACAAGCTAGGTAAAAGCTGGCCATTTAAACTGGTAGTGGGAGTTGATAATCTTTTGGATGTAACCTATAGTTTAGGCAATGATGTAAACGCCTTTGGAGGCCGTTATTACAACGCAGCACCGGGCCGCAACTATTATGTATCACTTCAATTTCAATGGCTGAAATAG
- the dnaG gene encoding DNA primase, giving the protein MISQNTIQQILSRIDVLDVVGGFVKLKKRGANYLGLCPFHNERTPSFTVSPSKEIFKCFGCGKSGNSISFLMELEKFSYAEALKWLAKRYNIEIEETGVSPEAIQQQQVAESLYIINQFAQKFYDKQLFESEEGQSIGLPYIQQRGFTEATIRKFGLGYAPDKRDVFTKEALANHYNKDLLLKTGLVANRNDQLVDNYRDRIVFPIHNNSGKIIGFGARLIKSNDKAPKYINTPENELYIKSKILYGNYFARQAIDKNDECLLVEGYTDVLSLHQGGIENVVASGGTSLTLDQLRLIKKYTKNLTIVYDGDAAGVKAALRGLDMALEEGLNVKLVLVPDKEDPDSYLQKVGATAFKAFIQENKKDFVLFKLELSLKDVGNDAAKKSELVNQIAETIAKIDKAEDFTKQQEYIRQSAQLLKVEESGFTALVNKFIRNRIALQEQKLPFDEAKHHEEVANEGTTVNFDDQTFELLYKEELQEKEIVRVLLEHGKKPWDSEHNIAGYILSELPEEELFQSGTVLKFLHTYKNLFHQFNEVDKSQFVYSEDKELSTFAVSLLSFPHEQSNHWKDESNSNGFQKTLYQQDYKSFMYSISKDGKERLSSFLLTQKDTTNEEVISAVNYLKLRKIKKLLMQNQADMQTADASQFNNLILTHQFLKQQEMEITKTLGTVIMR; this is encoded by the coding sequence GTGATTTCTCAAAATACCATACAACAAATCCTTTCCCGAATTGATGTTCTAGACGTTGTAGGCGGATTTGTTAAGCTGAAAAAGCGAGGGGCTAACTACCTGGGGCTTTGTCCTTTCCATAATGAGCGTACGCCATCTTTTACCGTTTCACCTTCTAAAGAGATCTTTAAGTGCTTTGGCTGTGGCAAGAGCGGCAACTCTATCTCATTCCTAATGGAGTTGGAGAAGTTCTCCTATGCCGAAGCGTTAAAATGGTTGGCCAAACGCTATAATATTGAAATTGAAGAAACGGGCGTTTCTCCTGAAGCCATACAGCAGCAGCAGGTAGCGGAGAGCCTTTACATTATTAACCAGTTTGCACAGAAGTTTTACGACAAACAACTATTTGAATCGGAAGAAGGCCAAAGTATTGGCTTACCGTATATTCAGCAACGTGGATTTACAGAAGCCACCATACGAAAGTTTGGCCTGGGTTATGCGCCTGATAAGCGCGATGTTTTTACCAAAGAGGCGCTGGCCAACCATTACAATAAAGACCTTTTATTGAAAACCGGGTTGGTGGCGAACCGCAACGACCAACTGGTAGATAATTACCGCGACCGGATCGTTTTTCCTATACATAACAACAGCGGCAAGATCATTGGCTTTGGGGCCCGCCTGATCAAGAGCAATGATAAGGCACCAAAGTATATCAATACGCCGGAGAATGAACTGTACATAAAGAGTAAGATCCTTTATGGTAATTACTTTGCCCGCCAGGCTATTGATAAAAATGATGAATGCTTGCTTGTAGAAGGATATACCGATGTTTTATCCTTACACCAGGGTGGCATTGAAAACGTAGTGGCCAGTGGTGGTACATCGTTGACGCTAGATCAATTGCGCTTGATAAAGAAGTACACCAAGAACCTGACCATTGTGTATGATGGTGATGCCGCGGGCGTAAAGGCGGCACTGCGCGGATTGGATATGGCGCTGGAAGAGGGCCTAAACGTAAAACTAGTGCTGGTACCGGATAAAGAAGACCCGGATAGTTATTTACAAAAAGTAGGTGCTACGGCTTTTAAAGCCTTCATACAAGAGAATAAAAAAGACTTTGTACTTTTTAAGCTGGAGCTTTCTTTAAAAGATGTAGGGAATGATGCGGCTAAGAAGTCTGAGCTGGTAAACCAGATTGCGGAAACTATTGCCAAGATTGACAAGGCCGAAGATTTTACCAAGCAGCAGGAATACATTCGCCAATCGGCCCAATTACTGAAAGTTGAGGAGTCGGGCTTTACAGCCTTGGTCAATAAGTTTATCCGCAACCGTATTGCTCTTCAGGAGCAAAAGCTGCCCTTTGATGAAGCCAAGCATCATGAAGAAGTAGCTAATGAAGGCACAACGGTAAACTTTGACGACCAGACTTTTGAACTTCTTTATAAAGAAGAACTGCAAGAAAAAGAAATAGTACGGGTATTATTGGAGCATGGTAAGAAGCCATGGGATAGTGAACACAATATTGCCGGCTATATATTGTCTGAGCTACCAGAAGAGGAGTTGTTTCAAAGCGGTACGGTTTTAAAGTTCTTACATACCTATAAAAACTTGTTTCATCAGTTTAATGAAGTAGATAAGAGCCAGTTTGTATATAGCGAGGATAAAGAGCTAAGCACCTTTGCCGTATCGCTGCTTTCTTTCCCCCACGAGCAAAGCAATCACTGGAAAGATGAGTCAAACAGCAATGGTTTTCAAAAAACACTTTATCAGCAGGACTATAAAAGTTTTATGTATAGCATTAGTAAGGATGGTAAAGAGCGGCTTTCCAGTTTCCTGCTGACGCAGAAAGATACTACCAATGAAGAAGTGATTTCTGCAGTGAATTATTTAAAACTGCGAAAGATCAAAAAGCTGTTGATGCAAAACCAGGCTGATATGCAAACGGCGGATGCTTCGCAATTCAACAACCTGATATTAACGCATCAATTCCTGAAGCAACAGGAGATGGAGATCACAAAGACGCTGGGAACAGTGATTATGCGGTGA